The proteins below are encoded in one region of bacterium:
- a CDS encoding OsmC family protein has product MPVRKAQAEWKGDLKSGHGNVTTESGTLFSPYSFTSRFEDGTGTNPEELIGAAHSACFAMAFSHALASAGFPPTAVKAEDKVFIEKVGDGFSITKIEITCEGWVPKIDAATFQKIAEEAKTNCPVSKALTGTKLILQATLKS; this is encoded by the coding sequence ATGCCCGTCCGTAAAGCACAAGCCGAATGGAAAGGGGATCTCAAAAGCGGTCACGGTAATGTGACAACCGAGAGCGGAACCCTTTTTAGTCCGTATTCATTTACTTCGCGTTTTGAAGATGGCACCGGTACTAACCCAGAAGAGTTGATCGGCGCCGCGCATTCCGCATGTTTTGCCATGGCTTTTTCGCACGCGCTGGCCAGCGCCGGATTTCCTCCGACGGCCGTCAAAGCCGAAGACAAAGTGTTTATCGAAAAAGTCGGCGACGGCTTCAGCATTACCAAAATTGAAATTACTTGTGAAGGGTGGGTACCCAAGATCGATGCCGCAACCTTCCAAAAAATTGCTGAAGAAGCCAAGACCAACTGTCCGGTATCAAAAGCGCTGACCGGCACTAAATTGATTTTGCAAGCTACATTAAAAAGTTGA
- a CDS encoding ankyrin repeat domain-containing protein yields MDAAHQMIEALKAGQLEAIKSLVAGNPSLIDAKTSTGESTFLLAAYYGRHEILDFLLSFNPQLTVFEAAAIGKIDMVRTSIQANPDFVHAYSHDGFAALHLAAYFGHKEIAKFLLSQGADPKSSSRNPMQVHPIHSAAAARHLAIVAMLIENGADVNARQHGGYTPLHSAAANGQSDMIELLIQNGADIHARTDDGKSAVMLSLEKKHPEIAGLLRRHGAGD; encoded by the coding sequence ATGGATGCGGCACATCAAATGATCGAAGCTTTGAAAGCAGGTCAATTGGAAGCCATCAAATCACTGGTAGCAGGAAATCCCTCGTTGATCGATGCTAAGACTTCTACCGGCGAATCGACTTTTTTATTGGCCGCTTATTACGGGAGACACGAAATTCTGGACTTTCTTCTCAGCTTCAACCCGCAATTGACTGTATTCGAAGCGGCGGCGATCGGAAAGATTGACATGGTTCGAACTTCCATCCAAGCTAATCCGGATTTTGTTCACGCGTATTCACACGACGGATTTGCCGCATTACATCTAGCCGCTTATTTCGGTCATAAAGAAATAGCAAAGTTTTTGCTCAGCCAAGGTGCGGATCCAAAGTCTTCGTCGCGTAATCCGATGCAAGTGCATCCGATTCATTCCGCCGCTGCCGCCCGGCATCTCGCCATTGTCGCAATGCTCATCGAAAACGGAGCGGACGTGAATGCGCGCCAGCATGGAGGGTACACGCCTTTGCACAGCGCTGCAGCCAATGGCCAATCGGATATGATCGAGTTATTGATTCAAAACGGCGCAGATATTCATGCCCGTACCGATGACGGCAAATCGGCCGTGATGTTGTCGCTTGAAAAAAAACACCCGGAAATTGCAGGACTACTGCGACGGCACGGCGCCGGCGATTAA
- a CDS encoding GNAT family N-acetyltransferase, with amino-acid sequence MTIKIKRISKFDKKFLKELFLKAGKPNAVPNRAFFKNKFNVLSVAYIGKETAGYSWSFVLPHPDRLKPAMFLYSIDVFEPYQRQGVGSKLIGQLKKISRQLNCFEIFVLTDEKNFQAIEFYRSTGGVKELSNSVMFIYDV; translated from the coding sequence ATGACTATTAAAATTAAACGAATATCAAAGTTCGATAAAAAATTTCTCAAAGAACTTTTTTTGAAAGCCGGTAAACCAAATGCTGTTCCCAATCGCGCCTTTTTTAAAAATAAATTCAACGTGCTGAGTGTTGCTTATATTGGAAAAGAAACAGCCGGATATTCATGGTCTTTTGTTTTGCCGCACCCGGATCGACTGAAGCCCGCTATGTTTTTGTATTCGATTGATGTATTTGAACCTTACCAGCGACAAGGCGTCGGTTCGAAATTGATCGGACAATTAAAAAAAATATCGCGCCAACTTAATTGTTTTGAAATTTTTGTCTTAACAGACGAGAAAAATTTTCAGGCCATTGAATTTTATCGTTCTACAGGCGGCGTAAAAGAGCTTTCTAACTCGGTCATGTTTATTTATGATGTCTGA